A window of the Gemmatirosa kalamazoonensis genome harbors these coding sequences:
- the wrbA gene encoding NAD(P)H:quinone oxidoreductase type IV: MANVRLTIVYYSTYGTNLEMASIAADAAKDAGAEVRLRRVRETAPEEVVQGVEPWRATAERMAHVPEVTNDDMEWGNAYLFSAPTRYGVSASQLRAWIDTLGPLWQRGVLANKAVSAMSSAMNPHGGQETTLLSLYVTMMHWGAIIVPPGYTDPVQFKAGGNPYGVTVTAGGQGIPDEVKDAIRFQARRLVEFAGKLAGEPVAV, encoded by the coding sequence ATGGCCAACGTCCGCCTGACCATCGTCTACTACAGCACCTATGGCACCAACCTCGAGATGGCGAGCATCGCCGCCGACGCCGCGAAGGACGCCGGCGCCGAGGTCCGCCTGCGCAGGGTCCGCGAGACCGCGCCCGAGGAGGTCGTGCAGGGCGTCGAGCCGTGGCGCGCGACCGCGGAGCGCATGGCGCACGTGCCGGAGGTGACGAACGACGACATGGAGTGGGGGAACGCGTATCTGTTCAGCGCTCCCACGCGCTACGGCGTGTCGGCCAGCCAGCTCCGCGCGTGGATCGACACGTTAGGCCCGCTCTGGCAGCGCGGCGTGCTGGCGAACAAGGCGGTGAGCGCGATGTCGAGCGCGATGAACCCGCACGGTGGGCAGGAGACGACGCTGCTGTCGCTCTACGTCACGATGATGCACTGGGGCGCGATCATCGTCCCGCCGGGCTACACCGATCCCGTGCAGTTCAAGGCCGGCGGCAACCCGTACGGCGTGACGGTCACCGCGGGCGGGCAGGGGATTCCCGACGAGGTGAAGGACGCGATCCGCTTCCAGGCGCGTCGGCTCGTGGAGTTCGCGGGGAAGCTCGCCGGCGAGCCGGTCGCCGTGTGA
- a CDS encoding PadR family transcriptional regulator: MTDDRLDLPQGTLDLLILKAVSLEPTHGWAISERIRQVSREALQVPQGSLYPALHRLERRGWIRAEWGTSEANRKAKYYELTRAGRKRLDAETDAWARLTSAVALVLDMG, from the coding sequence ATGACCGACGACCGGCTCGATCTGCCGCAGGGGACGCTCGACCTGTTGATCCTGAAAGCCGTCTCGCTCGAGCCGACGCACGGCTGGGCGATCTCCGAGCGCATCCGGCAGGTCTCGCGCGAGGCGCTGCAGGTGCCGCAGGGATCGCTCTACCCAGCGCTGCATCGCCTCGAGCGCCGCGGCTGGATCCGCGCCGAGTGGGGCACGTCGGAGGCGAACCGCAAGGCGAAGTACTACGAGCTCACGCGCGCCGGCCGCAAACGGCTCGACGCGGAGACCGACGCGTGGGCGCGGCTCACCAGCGCCGTGGCGCTCGTGCTCGACATGGGCTGA
- a CDS encoding ABC transporter permease yields MLSELWSDVRYRLRALFDRDALERELDAELRFHLDREAERHERAGLSRDDALRRARAEFGRLDRVKEASRRARGTVALESALQDLRVATRRLRRAPGFVAAAVLVLALGIGATTATFSLVNAVLLEPLPYPRADRLVRLTQTASLPGLSTVDQSDASVMLYQRDAASFEGIAAWWSDNVDADIEPSAPSQAPARVQIARVTANLLDVLRVRPAIGRGFAPGEDRAGAPRVILLSDRLWRERYHGDPHAIGRRILVNEVPRTIVGVMPRGFGYPASTVDLWIPLTWDPANVRAGRFAYVAIGRLRDGVSTDRARADLARVLTRLPDEYPGDASAAMLARAHVVPSVEPLRDSIVGPVARLIWVLMASALLVLVVAGANVAGLFLVRAEHAQAELAVRAALGSGARRLVAQSLGEAALLGAAGGALGVVLAVLGVKAAVRAGDTWALPRLDEVGVDPRTLSFALAATVLCALCVSLLPLLRARRVPIALVLRSAGRGTAADPSRQRARDALVVAQTALALVLVASSGLMARSVVRLERVQPGFVPDDVAVAHVLLPAAKYTTGPMRARFLRDALDRLRAAPGVRDAGITDRVPLGTDGWRATIEVEDRPLPPDAAGATHPAATVDGDYFGTMRIPLLRGRSFGPMDEPHTAEDVVVSHAFALRYWNGASPVGKRIRPVGGTWLTIVGEVGDVHYDALDRPAGDVVYFPFVEREGDGSVPYGVAVLARTEPGRAPATVAAIRDIVRALDPALPTFGEETLDDAVRRASARARALVVLLAVASVVALTLGAVGLYGVVAYAVSVRRREIGVRIALGARPADVSRAVSLHGLRLAAVGVAIGLAGALVFTRLLRGLLYEVSATDPWVLGLTIVALLAVALVASWLPARRAAAVNPAEVLGAG; encoded by the coding sequence ATGCTGAGCGAGCTGTGGAGCGACGTGCGCTACCGGCTGCGCGCGCTGTTCGACCGCGACGCGCTCGAGCGCGAGCTGGACGCCGAGCTGCGCTTCCATCTCGACCGCGAGGCGGAACGACACGAGCGCGCCGGCCTCTCGCGCGACGACGCGCTGCGGCGCGCGCGCGCCGAGTTCGGGCGGCTCGACCGCGTGAAGGAGGCGAGCCGCCGCGCACGCGGCACCGTGGCGCTCGAGTCGGCGCTGCAGGACCTCCGCGTCGCGACGCGCCGGCTCCGGCGCGCGCCCGGCTTCGTCGCGGCGGCGGTGCTCGTGCTCGCGTTAGGCATCGGCGCCACCACGGCGACGTTCAGCCTCGTGAACGCGGTGCTGCTCGAGCCACTGCCGTACCCGCGCGCCGATCGCCTCGTGCGGCTCACGCAGACGGCGAGCCTCCCCGGCCTGTCGACGGTGGACCAGTCCGACGCGAGCGTGATGCTGTATCAGCGCGACGCCGCGTCGTTCGAGGGGATCGCCGCGTGGTGGAGCGACAACGTGGACGCCGACATCGAGCCGTCCGCGCCGAGCCAGGCGCCGGCGCGGGTGCAGATCGCGCGCGTCACGGCGAACCTGCTCGACGTGCTCCGCGTGCGTCCCGCGATCGGCCGCGGCTTCGCGCCCGGCGAGGACCGGGCCGGTGCGCCGCGCGTGATCCTGCTGTCGGACCGCCTGTGGCGCGAGCGCTATCACGGCGACCCGCACGCGATCGGTCGGCGCATCCTCGTGAACGAGGTGCCGCGCACGATCGTCGGTGTCATGCCGCGGGGCTTCGGCTATCCGGCGAGCACCGTCGATCTGTGGATCCCGCTGACGTGGGACCCGGCGAACGTGCGCGCGGGACGCTTCGCGTACGTCGCCATCGGCCGACTCCGTGACGGCGTATCGACGGACCGCGCGCGCGCGGACCTGGCCCGCGTGCTCACGCGGCTCCCGGACGAGTACCCGGGCGACGCGTCGGCGGCGATGCTCGCGCGTGCGCACGTGGTGCCGAGCGTCGAGCCGCTCCGCGACTCCATCGTCGGCCCCGTCGCGCGGCTCATCTGGGTGCTGATGGCGAGCGCGCTGCTCGTGCTCGTCGTCGCGGGCGCGAACGTCGCGGGGCTGTTCCTCGTGCGCGCCGAGCACGCGCAGGCGGAGCTGGCGGTGCGTGCCGCGCTCGGCTCCGGCGCCCGCCGCCTCGTCGCGCAGTCGTTAGGCGAGGCGGCGCTGCTCGGCGCCGCTGGCGGCGCGCTCGGCGTGGTGCTCGCCGTCCTCGGCGTGAAGGCGGCGGTGCGCGCCGGCGACACCTGGGCGCTGCCGCGCCTCGACGAGGTCGGCGTCGATCCGCGCACGCTGTCGTTCGCGCTCGCCGCCACGGTGCTGTGTGCGCTCTGCGTCAGTCTGCTGCCGCTGCTGCGTGCGCGGCGCGTGCCGATCGCGCTCGTGCTGCGCAGCGCGGGCCGCGGTACGGCCGCGGACCCGTCGCGCCAGCGGGCGCGCGACGCGCTCGTCGTCGCGCAGACGGCGCTCGCCCTCGTGCTCGTCGCCTCGTCGGGGCTCATGGCGCGCAGCGTCGTGCGGCTGGAGCGCGTGCAGCCGGGCTTCGTGCCGGACGACGTCGCCGTCGCGCACGTGCTGCTCCCGGCCGCGAAGTACACCACGGGCCCGATGCGCGCACGCTTCCTCCGCGACGCGCTGGACCGACTGCGCGCCGCGCCGGGTGTGCGCGACGCGGGCATCACCGACCGCGTGCCGCTCGGCACCGACGGCTGGCGCGCGACGATCGAGGTGGAGGACCGCCCACTGCCGCCGGACGCGGCGGGCGCCACGCATCCCGCGGCGACGGTCGACGGCGACTACTTCGGCACGATGCGCATCCCGCTGCTGCGCGGGCGATCGTTCGGGCCGATGGACGAGCCGCACACCGCGGAGGACGTGGTCGTGAGCCACGCGTTCGCGCTCCGCTACTGGAACGGCGCGAGCCCCGTCGGCAAGCGGATCCGGCCGGTGGGCGGCACCTGGCTCACGATCGTCGGCGAGGTGGGCGACGTGCACTACGACGCGCTCGACCGGCCGGCAGGCGACGTGGTGTACTTCCCGTTCGTCGAGCGGGAGGGCGACGGCTCGGTGCCGTACGGCGTCGCGGTGCTCGCCCGCACGGAGCCGGGCCGCGCGCCCGCGACGGTCGCCGCCATCCGCGACATCGTGCGCGCGCTCGACCCGGCGCTGCCGACGTTCGGCGAGGAGACGCTCGACGACGCGGTGCGTCGCGCGTCGGCGCGGGCGCGCGCGCTGGTCGTGCTGCTCGCGGTGGCGAGCGTCGTCGCGCTCACGCTCGGCGCCGTGGGTCTCTACGGCGTGGTGGCGTACGCGGTGAGCGTGCGTCGTCGAGAGATCGGTGTGCGCATCGCGCTCGGCGCGCGCCCCGCGGACGTGAGCCGGGCAGTGTCGCTGCACGGCCTGCGGCTCGCCGCCGTCGGCGTGGCGATCGGGCTGGCGGGCGCGCTCGTCTTCACGCGGCTGCTGCGCGGCCTGCTCTACGAGGTGAGCGCGACCGATCCGTGGGTGCTGGGGCTCACGATCGTCGCGCTGCTCGCCGTGGCGCTCGTCGCGAGCTGGCTGCCCGCGCGTCGCGCCGCCGCCGTGAATCCGGCCGAGGTGCTGGGCGCGGGGTGA
- a CDS encoding Gfo/Idh/MocA family protein produces the protein MSDRLDRRDFLRAATAAGVGIAFPPTPAGASPPTPAPNDFGGLLAVAPMDVVRIGFVGVGHQGSSHVENLVKIEGARVVAICDLEADRVAKMQDLVVKAGQPKPAGYSGSPTEFRKLCERDDVDLVYTATPWEWHAPVMLAAMRAGKHAATEVPMAPTLDELWELVETAEKTRRHCVMMENCTYDRTEMMILNMVRQGVFGDLLHAECGYLHDLRQLKLTDYYHPRWRIEYSIKYNRDNYPTHGLGPVAQWMDINRGNQFDHLVSMSSKEAGLHLWAEEHAGRDNTEARRAYKLGDVTKTLIRTKNGQTIQITHNTSNPRPYSRDILLQGTKGIVRKYPAEQIYVEGKSPKADQWEELRPWREQYEHPIWKELEEKSRGAGHGGMDFIEDFRLIDCLRAGVPTDLDVYDGAAWSAVAPISERSIAQRSRSVDFPDFTRGAWKTRRPLAVVGSGPAVASDQR, from the coding sequence ATGTCCGACCGCCTCGACCGCCGAGACTTCCTCAGAGCAGCGACCGCCGCCGGCGTCGGCATCGCTTTCCCGCCCACGCCCGCCGGCGCATCGCCCCCGACGCCGGCGCCTAACGATTTCGGGGGTCTCCTCGCCGTCGCGCCGATGGACGTCGTGCGCATCGGCTTCGTCGGAGTCGGCCATCAGGGGTCGTCGCACGTCGAGAACCTCGTGAAGATCGAGGGCGCGCGGGTCGTCGCGATCTGCGATCTCGAGGCCGACCGCGTCGCGAAGATGCAGGACCTCGTCGTGAAGGCCGGCCAGCCGAAGCCTGCCGGCTACTCGGGCAGCCCCACCGAGTTCCGCAAGCTGTGCGAGCGCGACGACGTGGACCTCGTCTACACGGCGACGCCGTGGGAGTGGCACGCGCCGGTGATGCTCGCGGCGATGCGCGCCGGCAAGCACGCGGCCACCGAGGTGCCGATGGCGCCGACGCTCGACGAGCTGTGGGAGCTCGTGGAGACGGCGGAGAAGACGCGCCGCCACTGCGTGATGATGGAGAACTGCACGTACGACCGGACCGAGATGATGATCCTCAACATGGTCCGGCAGGGCGTGTTCGGTGACCTGCTGCACGCCGAGTGCGGCTACCTCCACGACCTCAGGCAGCTCAAGCTCACCGACTACTACCATCCGCGGTGGCGCATCGAGTACTCGATCAAGTACAACCGCGACAACTACCCGACGCACGGCCTCGGCCCCGTCGCGCAGTGGATGGACATCAACCGCGGCAACCAGTTCGACCACCTCGTGTCGATGTCGTCCAAGGAAGCGGGGCTCCACCTGTGGGCCGAGGAGCACGCGGGCCGCGACAACACCGAGGCGCGGCGCGCCTACAAGCTCGGCGACGTGACGAAGACGCTCATCCGCACGAAGAACGGGCAGACGATCCAGATCACGCACAACACCAGCAACCCGCGCCCGTACAGCCGCGACATCCTGCTGCAGGGAACGAAGGGGATCGTGCGGAAGTATCCGGCCGAGCAGATCTACGTCGAGGGAAAGAGCCCGAAGGCCGATCAGTGGGAGGAGCTGCGTCCCTGGCGGGAGCAGTACGAGCACCCGATCTGGAAGGAGCTCGAGGAGAAGTCGCGCGGCGCGGGGCACGGCGGCATGGACTTCATCGAGGACTTCCGCCTCATCGACTGCCTGCGCGCCGGCGTGCCGACGGACCTCGACGTGTACGACGGCGCCGCGTGGTCGGCCGTGGCGCCGATCAGCGAGCGCTCGATCGCGCAGCGCAGCCGCTCGGTCGACTTCCCCGACTTCACGCGCGGCGCATGGAAGACGCGTCGTCCGCTCGCCGTGGTGGGAAGCGGCCCCGCGGTCGCCAGCGATCAGCGGTGA
- a CDS encoding sodium:solute symporter family protein, translated as MSLTTLDWVIVGISIVISFIPALVLMRRAGRSTSEFFTSGRAAPWWLIGVSMVATTFSTDTPNLVTNFVREGGVAGNWAWWSFLLTGMATVFFYARLWRRSGVLTDLELYELRYSGRAATLVRGFRAVYLGLFFNCIIMATVNLAAAKISAVLLGWPMWRTLAVCAVLSIAFASAAGLWGLLVEEFIQFGIAMTGSFAAAWFALHRPEVGGLAGLVSHARPAMLGFLPDFADWSTAVVIFVIPLTVQWWSVWYPGAEPGGGSYIAQRMLAARSERDALGGTLLFNVAHYALRSWPWIIVALSSTLVYPSLADLRVALPYVDPRLVGHDMAYPAMLRFLPAGWLGLMIAGLLAAYRSTISTHLNWGTSYLVHDMYRRFVRPDADERHYVAVGRLVTALLMIVAALVTFVLDTARDSFNLMMSIGAGTGLIYLLRWFWWRINAWSEISAMVSSFLVALGFFIAGRSGAAVPAHVSLLVTVAVTSVVWIGTTLLTRPTDHDTLVRFYERVRPAGPGWARVRAASGLAPSPDSLPQQFLAWTVGCVFVYASLFAAGSWLYGRVGPAVGLTIVAVASGLLLARLVASMFRAGDEGPMRGEELGTSSSSRYDHVHRP; from the coding sequence GTGAGCCTCACGACACTCGACTGGGTCATCGTCGGCATCTCGATCGTCATCTCGTTCATCCCCGCGCTCGTGCTCATGCGGCGCGCAGGGCGCAGCACGTCGGAGTTCTTCACGTCGGGGCGCGCCGCGCCGTGGTGGCTCATCGGCGTGTCGATGGTCGCGACGACGTTCAGCACGGACACGCCGAACCTCGTGACGAACTTCGTCCGCGAGGGCGGCGTGGCGGGGAACTGGGCGTGGTGGTCGTTCCTGCTCACGGGCATGGCCACGGTGTTCTTCTACGCGCGGCTGTGGCGCCGCTCCGGCGTGCTCACGGACCTCGAGCTGTACGAGCTGCGCTACTCCGGTCGCGCGGCCACGCTGGTGCGCGGGTTCCGCGCCGTGTATCTGGGACTGTTCTTCAACTGCATCATCATGGCGACGGTGAACCTCGCCGCCGCGAAGATCTCCGCCGTGCTGCTCGGCTGGCCGATGTGGCGCACGCTCGCGGTGTGCGCGGTGCTGAGCATCGCGTTCGCCTCGGCGGCGGGGCTGTGGGGGCTGCTGGTCGAGGAGTTCATCCAGTTCGGCATCGCGATGACCGGCTCGTTCGCCGCGGCGTGGTTCGCGCTGCACCGGCCGGAAGTCGGCGGCCTCGCGGGGCTCGTCTCGCACGCGCGGCCCGCGATGCTCGGCTTCCTCCCCGACTTCGCCGACTGGTCGACGGCGGTCGTGATCTTCGTCATCCCGCTCACCGTGCAGTGGTGGTCGGTGTGGTATCCCGGCGCGGAGCCGGGTGGCGGCAGCTACATCGCGCAGCGCATGCTCGCCGCACGCAGCGAGCGCGACGCGCTCGGCGGCACGCTGCTGTTCAACGTGGCGCACTACGCGCTGCGCTCGTGGCCGTGGATCATCGTCGCGCTGTCGTCGACGCTGGTGTACCCGTCGCTCGCCGATCTGCGCGTCGCGCTGCCGTACGTCGACCCGCGACTCGTCGGCCACGACATGGCGTATCCGGCGATGCTCCGCTTCCTCCCTGCGGGCTGGCTCGGGCTCATGATCGCCGGCCTGCTCGCCGCGTACCGGTCGACGATCTCGACGCACCTGAACTGGGGCACGTCGTATCTCGTGCACGACATGTATCGCCGCTTCGTGCGCCCCGACGCGGACGAGCGGCACTACGTCGCGGTGGGGCGCCTCGTCACCGCGCTGCTCATGATCGTCGCCGCGCTCGTCACGTTCGTGCTCGACACGGCGCGCGACAGCTTCAACCTCATGATGTCGATCGGCGCGGGCACGGGGCTGATCTACCTGCTGCGCTGGTTCTGGTGGCGCATCAACGCGTGGAGCGAGATCAGCGCGATGGTGAGCTCGTTCCTCGTCGCGCTCGGGTTCTTCATCGCCGGTCGCTCCGGCGCGGCGGTGCCGGCGCACGTCTCGTTGCTCGTCACGGTCGCGGTCACGTCGGTGGTGTGGATCGGCACCACGCTGCTCACGCGTCCCACCGACCACGACACGCTCGTGCGGTTCTACGAGCGCGTGCGTCCCGCCGGCCCGGGCTGGGCGCGGGTGCGCGCGGCGTCCGGGCTCGCGCCGAGCCCCGACAGCCTGCCGCAGCAGTTCCTCGCGTGGACCGTCGGCTGCGTGTTCGTCTACGCATCCCTGTTCGCGGCGGGGAGCTGGCTGTACGGACGCGTGGGGCCGGCCGTGGGGCTGACGATCGTCGCCGTGGCGAGCGGGCTGCTCCTCGCGCGCCTCGTGGCGAGCATGTTCCGGGCGGGGGACGAGGGCCCGATGCGAGGCGAGGAACTCGGCACATCATCTTCATCGCGTTACGATCATGTCCATAGGCCCTAG
- a CDS encoding carboxypeptidase-like regulatory domain-containing protein has protein sequence MRSRRVAAVASFCAALALGHRVAGAQQSTSALGAVHGVVYDSLTRGRLARAYVQIVRADDLDGGRTVVADSAGALRIDSLAQGRYLVGFFHPLLDLLRVQARPKVVEIGADGGAVRVDLAVPDLARVRPVVCGSPQAPTDSSSVVAGRVRDAADGAAVANATVVLTWTERSLGTGGLHKEHRRVPVITGPGGSFVVCGVPAGEEIVVAAAAPGRASGEIALEIPTRGLVVRDLSLGDTTAADTMAVATPVTRGTARVTGVVRDSAGRAVPGARVSLWDAAADVSAGADGEFSLGGLPAGTRTLEVRAIGFGLRRVAIDLAPGRVATVNVRLDRAQTLAPVTILGRPTSGLAGFLERRAHNRGGRYITPADIARLRTSNVTDALRAMPGLRIIPDRHGGVIILGRSLHSQLTGARCLSAIYLDGQTLPPGDDLGRWVGPGQVAGIEVYSDEPYAPPQYRDPDFEGCSVLLVWTRRR, from the coding sequence ATGCGCTCTCGCCGTGTCGCCGCAGTCGCCTCCTTCTGTGCCGCGCTGGCGCTCGGGCATCGCGTGGCCGGCGCCCAGCAGTCCACGAGCGCGCTGGGCGCCGTGCACGGCGTGGTGTACGACTCGCTCACGCGTGGACGGCTCGCGCGGGCCTACGTGCAGATCGTGCGCGCGGACGACCTGGACGGCGGCCGCACCGTGGTCGCCGATTCGGCGGGCGCGTTGCGGATCGACTCGCTCGCACAGGGCCGCTACCTCGTCGGCTTCTTCCACCCACTGCTCGACCTGCTGCGCGTGCAGGCGAGGCCGAAGGTCGTCGAGATCGGGGCCGATGGCGGGGCGGTGCGCGTCGACCTCGCCGTGCCGGACCTCGCCCGTGTGCGGCCGGTGGTGTGCGGAAGCCCGCAGGCGCCGACCGACTCGTCGAGCGTGGTCGCAGGGCGTGTGCGCGACGCGGCCGACGGCGCGGCGGTCGCGAACGCCACGGTCGTCCTCACGTGGACGGAGCGCTCGCTCGGCACCGGCGGCCTGCACAAGGAGCACCGCCGCGTGCCCGTCATCACCGGCCCGGGCGGCAGCTTCGTGGTGTGCGGCGTGCCGGCTGGCGAGGAGATCGTCGTCGCGGCCGCAGCTCCGGGACGGGCCAGCGGCGAGATCGCGCTCGAGATCCCGACGCGCGGTCTCGTCGTGCGTGACCTGTCCCTCGGCGACACGACGGCCGCCGACACGATGGCCGTCGCCACCCCCGTGACGCGCGGCACCGCACGCGTGACCGGCGTCGTGCGCGACTCGGCCGGCCGCGCGGTGCCTGGCGCGCGCGTCTCGCTGTGGGATGCGGCCGCCGACGTCTCCGCCGGCGCGGACGGGGAGTTCTCGTTAGGCGGGCTGCCCGCGGGCACGCGGACGCTCGAGGTGCGCGCGATCGGGTTCGGGCTGCGCCGCGTGGCCATCGACCTCGCTCCGGGCCGCGTCGCGACCGTGAACGTGCGGCTGGATCGCGCGCAGACGCTCGCTCCGGTGACGATCCTCGGCAGACCGACGTCGGGGCTCGCGGGCTTCCTCGAGCGTCGCGCGCACAACCGCGGCGGCCGGTACATCACGCCGGCGGACATCGCGCGCTTGCGCACGTCCAACGTCACCGACGCGCTGCGCGCCATGCCCGGGCTGCGCATCATCCCGGACCGCCACGGCGGCGTGATCATCCTGGGCCGCAGCCTGCACAGCCAGCTCACCGGCGCCAGGTGCCTCTCGGCGATCTACCTGGACGGGCAGACCCTCCCGCCCGGCGATGACCTCGGCCGGTGGGTGGGCCCGGGTCAGGTGGCGGGCATCGAGGTCTACTCCGACGAGCCGTACGCGCCCCCGCAGTATCGCGACCCCGACTTCGAGGGCTGCAGCGTGCTGCTCGTCTGGACGCGCCGGCGATGA
- a CDS encoding phosphotransferase enzyme family protein: MSAAEAARAFALPSDDVAVSPLGGGHINASWIVTAGGARYVLQRLNTHVFPRPDLVMENVARVTAFTSARDARALRLVPSRDGTPWHVDASGGWWRLFPFVEGTVTRETARSPDEAYEAARAFGRFQRLLGAYDGPRLHETIPGFHDTPRRIAALERAASRDVVGRLAACRSELDALLGRRALGHALLDAHARGDAPERVTHNDAKLANVLLDARTGEGVCVVDLDTVMPGLSPYDYGDLARSTASAAPEDEIDLARVVVRRDVLRALAAGFLDGTGDLLGAAERGLLATAAQVITYEQAARFLTDFLDGDAYYRVAVDRPLHNLERARAQLRLLTAFEQA; the protein is encoded by the coding sequence GTGAGCGCTGCCGAGGCGGCGCGCGCGTTCGCGCTCCCGTCGGACGACGTGGCCGTGTCGCCGCTCGGCGGGGGACACATCAATGCGTCGTGGATCGTGACCGCGGGCGGCGCGCGCTACGTGCTGCAGCGGCTGAACACGCACGTCTTTCCCCGCCCCGACCTCGTGATGGAGAACGTCGCGCGCGTGACCGCGTTCACGTCGGCGCGCGACGCGCGGGCGCTGCGGCTCGTGCCGTCGCGCGACGGCACGCCGTGGCACGTGGACGCATCGGGCGGATGGTGGCGGCTGTTCCCGTTCGTCGAGGGAACGGTGACGCGCGAGACGGCACGCTCGCCCGACGAGGCGTACGAGGCGGCGCGCGCGTTCGGCCGCTTCCAGCGACTGCTCGGCGCGTACGACGGACCGCGGCTGCACGAGACGATTCCCGGCTTCCACGACACACCGCGGCGCATCGCGGCCCTCGAGCGCGCGGCATCGCGCGACGTCGTCGGGCGCCTCGCGGCGTGCCGCTCGGAGCTGGACGCGCTGCTCGGCCGACGCGCCCTCGGCCACGCGCTGCTCGACGCGCACGCGCGGGGCGACGCGCCGGAGCGCGTGACGCACAACGACGCGAAGCTGGCGAACGTGCTGCTCGACGCGCGCACCGGCGAGGGCGTGTGCGTCGTCGATCTCGACACCGTGATGCCGGGGCTCTCGCCGTACGACTACGGCGACCTCGCACGATCGACGGCGAGCGCCGCGCCGGAGGACGAGATCGATCTCGCGCGAGTGGTCGTACGTCGCGACGTGCTGCGCGCGCTCGCGGCGGGCTTCCTCGACGGCACGGGCGATCTGTTAGGCGCGGCGGAGCGCGGCCTGCTCGCGACCGCGGCGCAGGTGATCACGTACGAGCAGGCGGCGCGCTTCCTCACGGACTTCCTCGACGGCGACGCGTACTACCGCGTCGCGGTGGACCGTCCGCTGCACAATCTGGAGCGCGCGCGCGCGCAGCTACGGCTGCTCACGGCGTTCGAGCAGGCCTGA
- a CDS encoding NTP transferase domain-containing protein, with translation MAPTLLGLAAGLGTRFGGPKQLEALGPGGETILDFSVYDAIRAGFERTVLVIREEHRDAFTGGLVARWRGRMPVELVVQRTEPPRTKPWGTGHAVLSAAPALGGPFAVVNADDFYGRDAYGVLGDFLRGVPDDAATYAAVGFPLGDTLTDAGGVSRAVLDATADGRLRCTEEIREVVADARGDGVGRDVEGRTRTIRRDAPVSMGMWGFTRAVLPQLADGFRAFRDAHGDDARAEFYLPSLVDDVVAAGRASVRVLAGAGPWIGMTYPGERPRVAAALAALVARGEYPSPVWA, from the coding sequence ATGGCGCCGACGCTGTTAGGCCTCGCCGCCGGACTCGGCACCCGGTTCGGCGGGCCGAAGCAGCTCGAGGCGCTCGGACCCGGCGGCGAGACGATCCTCGACTTCTCGGTGTACGACGCGATCCGCGCGGGCTTCGAGCGCACCGTGCTCGTGATTCGAGAGGAGCACCGCGACGCGTTCACGGGCGGCCTCGTGGCCCGCTGGCGCGGCAGGATGCCGGTGGAGCTCGTGGTGCAGCGCACCGAGCCGCCGCGCACGAAGCCGTGGGGAACGGGCCACGCCGTGCTCAGCGCCGCGCCCGCGTTAGGCGGGCCGTTCGCGGTCGTGAACGCGGACGACTTCTACGGCCGGGACGCGTACGGCGTGCTCGGCGACTTTCTCCGCGGCGTACCCGACGACGCCGCGACCTACGCGGCGGTCGGCTTCCCGCTCGGCGACACGCTCACCGACGCCGGCGGCGTGAGCCGCGCGGTGCTCGACGCGACGGCCGACGGGCGGCTCCGCTGCACCGAGGAGATCCGCGAGGTCGTCGCCGACGCCCGCGGCGACGGCGTGGGACGCGACGTGGAGGGCCGCACGCGCACGATCCGGCGCGACGCGCCGGTGTCGATGGGCATGTGGGGCTTCACGCGTGCCGTGCTGCCGCAGCTCGCCGACGGGTTCCGCGCGTTTCGGGACGCGCACGGAGACGACGCGCGCGCGGAGTTCTATCTCCCGTCGCTCGTCGACGACGTCGTGGCGGCCGGCCGCGCGAGCGTGCGCGTGCTCGCCGGCGCCGGCCCGTGGATCGGGATGACGTACCCCGGGGAGCGGCCGCGCGTCGCCGCCGCGCTGGCGGCGCTCGTCGCGCGCGGCGAGTACCCGAGTCCCGTGTGGGCGTGA